One stretch of Brachyhypopomus gauderio isolate BG-103 chromosome 10, BGAUD_0.2, whole genome shotgun sequence DNA includes these proteins:
- the LOC143525918 gene encoding uncharacterized protein LOC143525918: MEREIDRRIGAASAVMQSLYRSVVVKKELSQKAKLSIYRSIYVPTLTYGHELWVMTERTRSWIQAAEMSFLHRVAGRTLRDRVRSAVTREELGVEPLLLHIERSQLRWLGHLGGGPEEDPGHVGETMSLDWPGNVLVFHPRSLLRCLGRGRFGFPCSDCYEEFQGLLRQSSTTSTLPPQPVSLPLRDMNQLEAAEETLKTDEAKKIMVSRFAVIGGTSVEVRVRRMLSCALTNELSSKLNWAGKKAKHPGKQKYAFKDTVLKACMFEALKQQVGEESASEYAFAVAVQKWLRYAPDHVGETGRQSAAPTDLQQ; this comes from the exons ATGGAGCGTGAAATCGACAGACGGATTGGTGCAGCTTCCGCAGTAATGCAGTCGCTGTACCGGTCCGTTGTGGTGAagaaggagctgagccaaaaggcgaaGCTCTCGATTTACCGGTCGATTTACGTTCCtactctcacctatggtcatgagCTTTGGGTAATGACCGAAAGAACGAGATCGTGGATACAAGCGGCCGAAATGAGTTTCCTCCACAGAGTGGCTGGGCGCACCCTTAGAGATAGGGTGAGAAGCGCGGTCACTCGGGAGGAGCTCGGAGTAGAACCGTTGCTCCTCCACATCGAGAGGAGTCAGTTGAGGTGGCTTGGGCACCTGGGAGGAGGCCCcgaggaagacccaggacacgttgGCGAGACTATGTCTCTCGACTGGCCTGGGAACGTCTTGGTGTTCCACCCGAGGAGCTTgctgaggtgtctggggagagggaggtttgGGTTTCCCTGCTCAGACTGCTACGAAGAGTTCCAAGGTTTACTTAGGCAGTCGAGCACTACATCTACCTTGCCCCCTCAGCCTGTGTCATTACCATTGCGTGATATGAACCAACTAGAAGCTGCAGAGGAGACATTAAAAACAGATGAGGCAAAAAAAATTATG GTGAGTCGCTTTGCTGTTATTGGTGGCACATCAGTAGAAGTGCGAGTGCGGAGGATGCTCTCCTGTGCTCTGACTAATGAGCTCTCTTCTAAACTGAACTGGGCTGGGAAAAAAGCCAAGCACCCAGGCAAACAAAAATATGCGTTTAAAGACACTGTGCTGAAGGCATGCATGTTTG AAGCCTTGAAACAACAAGTTGGGGAAGAAAGCGCATCAGAATATGCATTCGCAGTGGCTGTTCAGAAATGGCTGCGCTATGCACCAGATCATGTTGGTGAAACAGGTCGTCAGAGTGCTGCACCTACAGATTTACAACAGTAA
- the LOC143525917 gene encoding olfactory receptor 1E16-like, translated as MIYIGSFDNTTLFRPVTFYINGFYNVPYAKFYYIFLCFVYAVTVLGNSFVMGVIFLERTLHTAKYVAVFHLAFSDLCGSSAVIPKYVEMFLFDNQYISYEDCLANMFFVFFFITLQSLTLLVLAYDRLVAICFPLRYHAIVTKSSMTVIIGVIWVLAVILFTVLVGLITRLSFCRSTTVDSYFCDHGPVYKLACNDTTVNYIMALICIAAILYIPLILISVSYICIGFALLRISHGADRIKAIKTCTSHLMLVAMFYLPLISVYIVILTTYIHPNTRIINSMLTQTIPPMLNPIIYTLKTKEILQSIKVIYRRAKLNYVMDQTVISNVKN; from the coding sequence ATGATTTACATAGGGTCCTTTGATAATACAACACTTTTTCGCCCTGTCACATTTTACATCAATGGATTTTACAATGTTCCATATGCAAAGTTTTACTATATATTTCTGTGCTTTGTGTATGCTGTGACTGTTTTAGGCAATTCTTTTGTTATGGGTGTAATATTCCTGGAACGGACTTTACACACAGCAAAGTATGTAGCAGTTTTCCACCTGGCCTTCTCTGATCTGTGTGGAAGCTCAGCTGTCATTCCAAAGTATGTTGAAATGTTTCTGTTTGATAACCAGTACATATCATATGAGGACTGTCTGGCAaacatgttttttgtttttttctttattactcTGCAGTCTCTTACTCTGCTTGTTTTAGCTTATGACAGGCTGGTTGCTATATGTTTTCCTCTGAGGTATCATGCTATTGTGACAAAATCATCGATGACTGTGATCATTGGAGTTATTTGGGTTCTTGCAGTGATTCTCTTTACTGTTCTTGTGGGCCTCATTACCAGACTGTCCTTCTGTAGATCTACTACAGTTGACAGCTATTTCTGTGATCATGGACCAGTGTATAAATTAGCATGTAATGACACTACAGTGAATTACATAATGGCACTTATCTGTATTGCTGCAATCCTTTATATTCCATTGATCCTGATAAGTGTTTCGTATATTTGTATAGGTTTTGCATTGCTCAGGATCTCACATGGTGCTGACAGAATCAAAGCAATTAAGACCTGCACTTCTCATCTCATGTTAGTGGCCATGTTTTACCTTCCACTTATTAGTGTTTACATTGTTATTCTTACAACATATATTCATCCAAATACTAGAATAATTAACTCTATGTTGACGCAAACCATTCCTCCTATGTTGAATCCCATTATATATACTCTTAAGACCAAGGAGATATTGCAGTCTATCAAAGTAATTTACAGACGAGCCAAACTAAACTATGTTATGGACCAGACTGTGATTAGCAATGTAAAGAATTAA